Proteins encoded within one genomic window of Amorphoplanes friuliensis DSM 7358:
- a CDS encoding ROK family transcriptional regulator, which produces MTSVLPVAPGHAEDGPGRILELITTGAARTRTAIAQETGLSRSTVVQRLDALFAAQLIRESEENVASRGRPSRALELNPRAGVVISVDIGEERTRVAVLDLNVTIIGDRVERLALGDGPDVLLDRITATVRDLIDHLGLQESAVAGFGLGLPAPVDYEAGRVMGWSIMSGWEGYDIRRHLRRSWPVPILIDNDVNLLTLAEHRRFWASQRHLFYLKAGTGVGSGMVIDYAVNRGAQGAAGDIGHAHIAGFGDPQCRCGNVGCLESLAGGWALARDLRDQDLDSHDARDVADRVRRGDSEAVAGLRNAGRIMGESVAFATSLLNPDVIVIGGMLGTTGDHLLAGIRQVVYQRSLPLATRQLRIVPTKFKSRAGIAGAGYLVRDHVLNPSALDSLLAAGKSPFAMT; this is translated from the coding sequence TTGACCAGCGTCCTACCTGTCGCGCCCGGCCACGCCGAGGACGGCCCCGGCCGCATCCTCGAGCTGATCACCACCGGGGCCGCGCGCACCCGCACCGCGATCGCCCAGGAGACCGGTCTGTCCCGGTCGACCGTGGTGCAGCGGCTCGACGCCCTCTTCGCCGCCCAGCTGATCCGCGAGAGCGAGGAGAACGTCGCCTCCCGCGGCCGGCCGTCCCGCGCCCTCGAGCTCAACCCGCGCGCCGGGGTGGTCATCTCGGTCGACATCGGCGAGGAACGCACCCGCGTCGCCGTCCTCGACCTCAACGTCACGATCATCGGCGACCGGGTCGAACGGCTCGCGCTCGGTGACGGGCCCGACGTGCTGCTCGACCGGATCACCGCCACGGTCCGCGACCTCATCGACCACCTGGGCCTGCAGGAGAGCGCCGTCGCCGGCTTCGGGCTGGGCCTGCCCGCACCGGTCGACTACGAGGCCGGCCGCGTCATGGGCTGGTCCATCATGTCCGGCTGGGAGGGTTACGACATCCGGCGGCACCTGCGCCGCAGCTGGCCGGTGCCGATCCTCATCGACAACGACGTCAACCTGCTCACCCTGGCCGAACACCGTCGCTTCTGGGCCAGCCAGCGGCACCTGTTCTATCTGAAGGCGGGCACCGGCGTCGGCAGCGGCATGGTCATCGACTACGCGGTCAACCGCGGCGCCCAGGGCGCGGCGGGCGACATCGGCCACGCCCACATCGCCGGTTTCGGTGACCCGCAGTGCCGCTGCGGCAACGTCGGCTGCCTCGAGTCACTGGCCGGCGGCTGGGCCCTTGCCCGCGACCTGCGCGACCAGGACCTCGACAGCCACGACGCCCGGGACGTCGCCGACCGGGTCCGGCGCGGGGACTCCGAGGCGGTCGCCGGGCTGCGCAACGCGGGCCGCATCATGGGCGAGTCGGTCGCCTTCGCGACCAGCCTGCTCAACCCCGACGTGATCGTTATCGGCGGGATGCTCGGCACCACGGGCGACCACCTGCTGGCCGGCATCCGCCAGGTCGTCTACCAGCGGTCCCTGCCCCTGGCGACCCGTCAGCTGCGCATCGTCCCGACGAAGTTCAAATCGAGGGCGGGCATCGCGGGGGCGGGCTATCTGGTCCGGGACCACGTGCTCAACCCGTCAGCGCTCGACAGCCTGCTCGCCGCCGGCAAGTCCCCCTTCGCGATGACCTGA
- a CDS encoding substrate-binding domain-containing protein, whose protein sequence is MNVSRTVRHRVVASGLAAGLLVSAAACGSDDAGSGSGSGSDSTDVTIGIVELNLSNPFFGTLEKATEAAAKAKGWKVMKAEAKVPGDSATQVTAIENMIANKVKAIVLDPANPTALVDVVKKARDKGILVVTVNATLTPIEAADATFATDNTAAGKLIGQWAKATAPASPRIAMLDFDLSDGPAGGRHNGYLEGYGITGEDPKIAGSALTKGTVETGQSAMENLLSAHADINTVYTINEPVAHGAYTAIKNKGLEGKVSITSVDGACSGVQDVKDGIIGATAMQFPSKMGELAVAAADAFLKDGTKPKSGLNDSGTVLITDKPVDGIESQTSEWGLQNCWGGK, encoded by the coding sequence ATGAACGTCAGTCGCACGGTTCGCCACCGTGTCGTCGCCTCCGGGCTGGCCGCCGGGCTGCTGGTGTCCGCAGCCGCGTGCGGCTCCGACGACGCCGGCTCGGGCTCGGGCTCCGGCTCGGACAGCACCGACGTCACCATCGGCATCGTCGAGCTGAACCTCTCCAACCCGTTCTTCGGGACGCTGGAGAAGGCCACCGAGGCCGCCGCGAAGGCCAAGGGCTGGAAGGTCATGAAGGCCGAGGCCAAGGTGCCCGGCGACTCGGCCACCCAGGTGACCGCGATCGAGAACATGATCGCCAACAAGGTGAAGGCGATCGTCCTCGACCCGGCCAACCCCACGGCGCTGGTCGACGTGGTCAAGAAGGCCCGTGACAAGGGCATCCTGGTCGTCACGGTCAACGCGACGCTCACCCCGATCGAGGCCGCCGACGCGACCTTCGCCACGGACAACACCGCGGCCGGCAAGCTCATCGGCCAGTGGGCCAAGGCGACGGCGCCGGCGAGCCCGCGCATCGCCATGCTGGACTTCGACCTCTCCGACGGGCCCGCGGGCGGCCGCCACAACGGCTACCTCGAGGGCTACGGCATCACCGGTGAGGACCCGAAGATCGCCGGGTCCGCTCTGACCAAGGGCACCGTGGAGACCGGGCAGTCGGCGATGGAGAACCTGCTCTCCGCGCACGCGGACATCAACACCGTCTACACGATCAACGAGCCGGTGGCGCACGGTGCGTACACGGCGATCAAGAACAAGGGCCTCGAGGGCAAGGTCAGCATCACCTCGGTCGACGGTGCCTGCTCCGGCGTCCAGGACGTCAAGGACGGGATCATCGGCGCGACAGCAATGCAGTTCCCGAGCAAGATGGGCGAGCTGGCCGTCGCCGCCGCGGACGCCTTCCTCAAGGACGGCACCAAGCCGAAGTCCGGCCTCAACGACTCGGGCACGGTCCTGATCACGGACAAGCCCGTCGACGGCATCGAGTCCCAGACCTCCGAGTGGGGGCTGCAGAACTGCTGGGGCGGCAAGTGA
- a CDS encoding ABC transporter permease — MTSTPTREPDAAVLELEEDRGGFLRGLATSQITGPLAALVLAVVVFALTTSTFFNADNLSLIATQSVVVGTLALGQTLIILTAGIDLANGAIMVLGAVVIGKLATDGNALWALVVGALVCVAFGLLNGALISSFSLPPFIVTLGVLSVLSAVARLYTDSQSYPIDSDLLTILNQGPTVGGVTITYGVFLWVALTALLGYALTQTAWGVRVYAVGDNKRAAALTGIKVKRVLLSVYITAAVIYAFAAWQALGRTPTADPSGYSTANLDSITAVVIGGTSLFGGRGGVVGTFIGALIVTVLANGLTQAGIDSLYQQVATGVLVVIAVAVDHFVRTRQTR, encoded by the coding sequence GTGACCAGCACCCCGACGCGCGAACCCGACGCGGCCGTCCTCGAGCTCGAGGAGGACCGCGGCGGGTTCCTCCGCGGTCTCGCCACCAGCCAGATCACCGGCCCGCTGGCCGCGCTGGTGCTCGCGGTCGTCGTCTTCGCGCTCACGACGAGCACGTTCTTCAACGCGGACAACCTGTCGCTGATCGCCACGCAGTCGGTGGTCGTCGGCACGCTGGCCCTGGGCCAGACGCTGATCATTCTGACCGCCGGCATCGACCTGGCCAACGGCGCGATCATGGTGCTCGGCGCGGTGGTGATCGGCAAGCTCGCCACGGACGGCAACGCGCTCTGGGCGCTGGTCGTCGGCGCGCTCGTCTGTGTGGCGTTCGGACTGCTCAACGGCGCGCTCATCTCGTCGTTCTCGCTGCCGCCGTTCATCGTCACGCTCGGCGTGCTGTCGGTGCTCTCGGCCGTCGCCCGCCTCTACACCGATTCGCAGTCGTACCCGATCGACTCCGACCTGCTCACGATCCTCAACCAGGGGCCCACGGTCGGCGGGGTGACGATCACCTACGGCGTGTTCCTCTGGGTGGCCCTCACCGCCCTCCTCGGGTACGCGCTGACCCAGACCGCGTGGGGTGTGCGCGTCTACGCCGTCGGAGACAACAAGCGGGCCGCCGCGCTGACCGGCATCAAGGTCAAGCGGGTGCTGCTGAGCGTCTACATCACGGCGGCGGTCATCTACGCGTTCGCGGCCTGGCAGGCCCTGGGGCGTACGCCGACCGCCGACCCGAGCGGCTACTCGACGGCCAACCTGGACAGCATCACCGCGGTGGTCATCGGGGGCACCAGCCTCTTCGGCGGCCGGGGTGGTGTCGTGGGCACGTTCATCGGCGCCCTGATCGTGACCGTGCTGGCCAACGGGCTCACCCAGGCCGGCATCGACTCGCTCTACCAGCAGGTGGCGACCGGTGTGCTCGTGGTGATCGCCGTCGCCGTCGACCACTTCGTCCGGACGAGGCAGACGCGATGA
- a CDS encoding ATP-binding cassette domain-containing protein, translating into MTDTVLQARGLTKRYGHVVAMDDCDFDLRAGEILAVIGDNGAGKSTLIKSLTGDVVPDAGTISVNGEAVQFRSPLDARRAGIETVYQELAVAPALDITQNLYLGREQRRKGILGTVFRKLDKTAMRKGSATQMADLGIRIQSIRQKVETLSGGQRQAVAVARVAAWATRVVIMDEPTAALGVRETNQVLGLIERVRENGLPVVLISHNMPNVFQVADRIHIHRLGRRIALVEPGTTTMEEAVAVMTGARSPDSLQRLDGGAA; encoded by the coding sequence ATGACCGACACCGTCCTGCAGGCCCGAGGCCTGACCAAACGTTACGGGCACGTCGTCGCGATGGACGACTGCGACTTCGACCTGCGCGCCGGGGAGATCCTGGCGGTCATCGGTGACAACGGCGCCGGCAAGTCGACGCTGATCAAGTCGCTGACCGGCGACGTCGTGCCCGACGCGGGCACGATCAGCGTCAACGGCGAGGCGGTGCAGTTCCGCAGCCCGCTCGACGCGCGCCGGGCCGGCATCGAGACCGTCTACCAGGAGCTGGCCGTCGCCCCGGCGCTGGACATCACCCAGAACCTCTACCTGGGACGCGAGCAGCGCCGCAAGGGCATCCTGGGCACGGTCTTCCGCAAGCTCGACAAGACCGCGATGCGCAAGGGCTCGGCGACGCAGATGGCCGATCTCGGCATCCGCATCCAGTCGATCCGGCAGAAGGTCGAGACGCTCTCCGGCGGCCAGCGTCAGGCGGTCGCGGTCGCCCGGGTCGCGGCCTGGGCCACCCGCGTCGTGATCATGGACGAGCCGACCGCGGCGCTCGGGGTGCGCGAGACCAACCAGGTCCTCGGGCTCATCGAACGGGTCCGCGAGAACGGCCTGCCGGTCGTGCTGATCAGCCACAACATGCCCAACGTGTTCCAGGTGGCCGACCGGATCCACATCCACCGGCTGGGGCGGCGCATCGCCCTGGTCGAACCGGGCACCACGACGATGGAGGAGGCGGTAGCGGTGATGACCGGCGCCAGATCACCCGATTCCCTGCAGCGGCTCGACGGCGGTGCCGCGTGA
- a CDS encoding nucleoside/nucleotide kinase family protein produces MTAPGGVSLSHLVETARALVADGQRRILGITGAPGAGKSTLARQIVDALGDRAVLVGLDSFHLSNAELDRLGRHARKGAADTFDAAGYQNLLRRLRPQQDEVVYAAEFDRSLEESIACAVPVHRDVPLVVTEGNYLLVDDERWGGTAALLDASWYVEPGEDVRLERLIARHRQFGRSPEEAYERSHGSDQRNAELIGSTRPRAGLVVRITTEKEPA; encoded by the coding sequence GTGACGGCGCCCGGAGGGGTCAGCCTCTCCCACCTCGTCGAGACCGCCCGGGCGCTGGTGGCCGACGGGCAGCGCCGCATCCTCGGCATCACCGGTGCCCCGGGCGCCGGCAAGTCGACACTCGCCCGCCAGATCGTGGACGCGCTGGGCGACCGTGCCGTGCTGGTCGGCCTGGACAGCTTCCACCTCTCGAACGCGGAACTGGACCGCCTCGGCCGGCACGCCCGCAAGGGTGCGGCGGACACCTTCGACGCGGCGGGCTACCAGAATCTGTTGCGGCGGCTGCGACCCCAGCAGGACGAGGTCGTGTACGCGGCGGAGTTCGATCGCAGCCTGGAGGAGTCCATCGCGTGTGCGGTGCCGGTGCACCGTGACGTGCCGCTGGTCGTGACCGAGGGGAACTACCTGCTGGTCGACGACGAACGCTGGGGCGGCACCGCGGCCCTGCTCGACGCGTCCTGGTACGTCGAGCCGGGGGAGGACGTGCGGCTCGAGCGCCTCATCGCCCGGCACCGGCAGTTCGGCCGTAGCCCCGAGGAGGCGTACGAGCGTTCGCACGGCTCGGACCAGCGCAACGCCGAACTCATCGGCAGCACCCGGCCGCGGGCCGGGCTCGTCGTCCGCATCACCACCGAGAAGGAGCCGGCATGA
- a CDS encoding SDR family NAD(P)-dependent oxidoreductase, which translates to MTVLDLFRLDGKVAVVTGGNRGIGKAIAIALAEAGASVVVAARDAERNEQAVAELSKIGPAALAVTTDVTSRSDLTALRDTVTERLGPVDVLINNAGVGIHGESLTIDDESWQRVMATNLDAVWKASQVFGEQMVARRSGSIVNVGSMSGMIINRPQWHAPYAVSKAGVHHLTRSLAAEWAPHRVRVNAIAPGYTKTEISDIDAPEFKHYWIDEVPMQRYAQSSEISPSALYLASDASTFVTGSVLVIDGGYTLW; encoded by the coding sequence ATGACCGTCCTCGATCTGTTCCGCCTCGACGGCAAGGTGGCCGTCGTGACCGGTGGCAACCGGGGCATCGGCAAGGCGATCGCGATCGCCCTGGCCGAGGCCGGCGCCTCCGTCGTGGTGGCGGCCCGCGACGCCGAGCGCAACGAGCAGGCCGTCGCCGAGCTGTCGAAGATCGGCCCGGCCGCGCTCGCGGTCACCACCGACGTCACCAGCCGCAGCGACCTGACGGCCCTGCGCGACACGGTGACCGAACGCCTCGGCCCGGTCGACGTGCTGATCAACAACGCCGGGGTCGGCATCCACGGCGAGTCGCTGACCATCGACGACGAGTCGTGGCAGCGGGTCATGGCGACCAACCTGGACGCGGTGTGGAAGGCGAGCCAGGTCTTCGGCGAGCAGATGGTCGCCCGCCGCTCCGGCTCGATCGTCAACGTCGGCTCGATGTCCGGCATGATCATCAACCGCCCGCAGTGGCACGCGCCGTACGCCGTCTCCAAGGCGGGCGTGCACCACCTCACGCGGTCGCTGGCCGCCGAGTGGGCGCCGCACCGCGTCCGGGTCAACGCCATCGCTCCGGGCTACACCAAGACCGAGATCTCCGACATCGACGCCCCGGAGTTCAAGCACTACTGGATCGACGAGGTCCCGATGCAGCGGTACGCCCAGTCGTCGGAGATCTCGCCGTCCGCGCTCTACCTCGCCAGCGACGCGTCCACCTTCGTCACCGGCTCGGTGCTGGTCATCGACGGCGGTTACACGTTGTGGTGA
- a CDS encoding class I mannose-6-phosphate isomerase — protein MSAPDAPVVLPANTLPSFYAGAGRIAAFRGDPAVPATDPEDWVASATARTGMAPRGRTRLPDGTDLGERFAADPQGWFGPGHVARHGDRAALLVKLLDAGQRLPLHVHPDRPFAQAHLGSPYGKTEAWLVLRADPGASVHLGFARDVTAAELAGWVSTQDVAALLDACNRVPVRAGDVLLCPAGVPHAIGAGILVVELQEMTDFSIMLEWDGFPIAPEDVFLGLDAELALSAVRRTAVPESELAGHVLRAEPGITSLLPAAADEFFHAQQIVGEATLDARFAVLIVDRGAGTLTGPGVTEITAGQTLVVSYAAGPLTLAGDVSVLRCFPD, from the coding sequence GTGAGCGCGCCGGACGCGCCGGTCGTCCTGCCGGCCAACACGCTGCCGTCGTTCTATGCCGGTGCCGGCCGGATCGCCGCCTTCCGCGGTGATCCGGCCGTCCCGGCGACCGATCCCGAGGACTGGGTCGCGTCGGCGACCGCGCGGACCGGGATGGCACCGCGGGGCCGGACCCGGCTGCCGGACGGCACGGATCTGGGCGAGCGGTTCGCCGCCGACCCGCAGGGCTGGTTCGGGCCCGGGCACGTGGCGCGGCACGGCGACCGGGCGGCGCTGCTGGTGAAGCTGCTCGACGCCGGTCAGCGGCTGCCGCTGCACGTGCACCCCGATCGGCCGTTCGCGCAGGCACACCTGGGCAGCCCGTACGGCAAGACGGAGGCGTGGCTGGTCCTGCGTGCCGATCCGGGGGCGAGTGTGCATCTGGGCTTCGCCCGTGACGTCACCGCCGCGGAGCTGGCCGGGTGGGTGTCCACTCAGGACGTTGCGGCGCTGCTGGACGCGTGCAACCGCGTACCGGTCAGGGCCGGTGATGTTCTGCTCTGCCCGGCCGGGGTGCCGCACGCGATCGGCGCCGGGATCCTGGTCGTCGAGCTGCAGGAGATGACCGACTTCTCGATCATGCTGGAGTGGGACGGTTTCCCGATCGCGCCGGAGGACGTCTTCCTGGGCTTGGACGCGGAGCTGGCGCTGTCGGCCGTGCGCCGTACCGCCGTGCCGGAGTCCGAGCTCGCCGGTCACGTCCTGCGCGCCGAACCGGGCATCACCTCGCTGCTGCCCGCGGCGGCCGACGAGTTCTTCCACGCGCAGCAGATCGTCGGCGAGGCCACCCTCGACGCGCGTTTTGCCGTGCTGATCGTCGACCGGGGCGCCGGCACGCTCACCGGTCCCGGCGTCACGGAGATCACCGCCGGCCAGACGCTGGTCGTCTCGTACGCGGCGGGCCCGCTCACCCTGGCCGGCGACGTGTCTGTTCTGCGCTGTTTTCCGGACTGA
- a CDS encoding putative bifunctional diguanylate cyclase/phosphodiesterase — translation MRTVHPRAALAAGGALLVVSFLWLGIGLGHVWAYPVLGWLPLPVLSLLAARACRQTGRRVELGIATRRFWTQLGHATTIMAVGIVSNAYDAVGGPEPSQRLSTLTLSVYLLALAVLLWALLRLPTWQRSRSDWARFGLDTCIVLITSGVFVWHFSLRKVEVWTEQTGSAMPLLALSVVGFISVVTFVKVAFAGAGCLDRQSVRLLSYGTAASALFGGLSPFLVDRPYLSSSFVAVSVAAFAVQLAAVRQLHSEVQIAPVRTKPHRASVVPYLAVAATDALLLSIGTSHPAEITVMQISAVSLTALVIVRQIVTMRENVRLLNTVDANLGQLRRYQDQLEHQATHDTLTGIPNRALLEREIAALLVTGDDFHLALLDVDDFKSINDRLGHGRGDQMLVEFSGRLQREIRREDTVARLGGDEFVVLVRDGDEAALPTLLTRLLETVERPVPLDGQDIVVQASIGVTRSRPGDDPHELLRRADVAMYSAKAAGGNRWTRFDEVMDREADREARLGRDLRGAVARGELFLLYQPLVELPHGRLAGVEALLRWQHPEHGLVPPDVFVPIAERNGAIVEVGRWVLEEACRQAAAWQHRYGERAPGKVSINVSARQLAEPGFVAEVAAVLSSTGADRRRLMIEVTETAVLGADTAMAAVRELRGLGLQVALDDFGTGNSSLSLLVDCPVDVLKVDKSFVDGVTGDGPQALVVQSLITVAQGMRVEAVAEGVETPEQAQRLYEAGYRLVQGFLYDRPLSADDVAQGIEAATNSWYAATPSGSA, via the coding sequence GTGAGGACCGTGCACCCGCGCGCCGCTCTCGCGGCCGGTGGAGCCCTGCTGGTCGTGTCCTTCCTGTGGCTGGGCATCGGTCTCGGGCACGTCTGGGCGTACCCGGTGCTCGGCTGGCTCCCCCTGCCCGTGCTGAGCCTGCTCGCCGCGCGGGCCTGCCGGCAGACCGGCCGCCGCGTGGAGCTCGGCATCGCGACCCGGCGGTTCTGGACGCAGCTGGGCCACGCGACCACGATCATGGCCGTCGGCATCGTCAGCAACGCGTACGACGCCGTCGGCGGTCCCGAGCCGTCGCAGCGCCTGAGCACCCTCACTTTGTCGGTCTATCTGCTGGCGCTGGCGGTCCTGCTCTGGGCGCTGCTGCGCCTGCCCACCTGGCAGCGCTCCCGCAGCGACTGGGCGCGTTTCGGCCTGGACACGTGCATCGTGCTGATCACCAGCGGCGTGTTCGTCTGGCACTTCTCCCTGCGCAAGGTCGAGGTGTGGACCGAGCAGACCGGGTCGGCGATGCCGTTGCTCGCGCTGAGCGTCGTCGGCTTCATCTCGGTGGTCACCTTCGTCAAGGTGGCGTTCGCCGGCGCCGGCTGCCTCGACCGGCAGTCGGTGCGCCTGCTCTCGTACGGCACGGCGGCCAGCGCGCTGTTCGGTGGCCTGTCGCCGTTCCTGGTGGACCGCCCGTACCTGTCGTCGAGTTTTGTGGCGGTCTCCGTGGCCGCCTTCGCCGTCCAGCTCGCCGCCGTCCGGCAGCTGCACTCCGAGGTGCAGATCGCCCCGGTACGCACGAAGCCGCACCGGGCGAGCGTGGTCCCCTATCTCGCGGTGGCCGCGACCGACGCCCTGCTGCTGTCGATCGGGACCAGCCACCCGGCCGAGATCACGGTCATGCAGATCAGCGCGGTGTCCCTCACGGCGCTGGTGATCGTGCGGCAGATCGTGACCATGCGGGAGAATGTGCGCCTGCTCAACACCGTGGACGCCAACCTGGGTCAGCTGCGCCGCTATCAGGACCAGCTCGAGCACCAGGCCACCCACGACACGCTGACCGGCATCCCGAACCGCGCGCTGCTCGAGCGTGAGATCGCCGCGCTGCTCGTCACCGGTGACGACTTCCACCTGGCGTTGCTCGACGTCGACGACTTCAAGTCGATCAACGACCGGCTCGGTCACGGCCGGGGCGACCAGATGCTCGTCGAGTTCAGCGGGCGCCTGCAACGGGAGATCCGCCGGGAGGACACCGTCGCCCGCCTGGGCGGCGACGAGTTCGTGGTCCTGGTGCGCGACGGCGACGAGGCCGCGCTGCCGACGCTGCTGACGCGCCTGCTCGAGACCGTCGAGCGGCCGGTACCGCTCGACGGGCAGGACATCGTCGTGCAGGCCAGCATCGGCGTGACCCGCAGCCGGCCCGGTGACGACCCCCACGAGCTGCTGCGCCGCGCCGACGTGGCGATGTACTCCGCCAAGGCGGCCGGCGGCAACCGCTGGACCCGCTTCGACGAGGTCATGGACCGCGAGGCCGACCGCGAGGCGCGTCTCGGCCGGGACCTGCGCGGCGCCGTCGCCCGCGGCGAGCTGTTCCTGCTCTACCAGCCGCTCGTCGAGCTGCCCCACGGCCGCCTGGCCGGTGTCGAGGCGTTGCTGCGCTGGCAGCACCCCGAGCACGGCCTCGTCCCGCCGGACGTCTTCGTCCCGATCGCCGAGCGCAACGGCGCGATCGTCGAGGTGGGCCGCTGGGTCCTGGAGGAGGCCTGCCGTCAGGCCGCGGCCTGGCAGCACCGGTACGGCGAGCGCGCACCGGGCAAGGTCAGCATCAACGTGTCCGCCCGTCAGCTCGCCGAGCCCGGTTTTGTCGCCGAGGTCGCCGCGGTGCTGAGCAGTACGGGCGCGGACCGGCGCCGGCTGATGATCGAGGTGACCGAGACGGCGGTGCTCGGGGCCGACACCGCGATGGCGGCGGTCCGCGAGCTGCGCGGTCTCGGGCTGCAGGTGGCCCTGGACGACTTCGGCACCGGCAACTCGTCGCTGAGCCTGCTGGTCGACTGCCCGGTCGACGTCCTCAAGGTCGACAAGTCCTTCGTGGACGGTGTCACCGGTGACGGCCCGCAGGCACTGGTGGTGCAGAGCCTGATCACGGTCGCCCAGGGCATGCGGGTCGAGGCCGTCGCCGAGGGCGTCGAGACCCCCGAGCAGGCCCAGCGGCTCTACGAGGCCGGCTACCGCCTGGTGCAGGGCTTCCTCTACGACCGCCCGCTCTCCGCGGACGACGTCGCTCAGGGGATCGAGGCGGCCACCAACTCCTGGTACGCCGCGACACCGTCCGGGTCCGCGTAA